In Exiguobacterium sibiricum 7-3, a genomic segment contains:
- a CDS encoding diacylglycerol/lipid kinase family protein, translating into MRLLLISNPTAGSNRAGLLQDVIDPLAAMFDEIVIRQTAQALDALHFAEEAAGFDALVVIGGDGTVFEVINGIAKLETRPILGIIPGGTCNDFARTLGLPMVPRLAAEMIATQQIVEVDLGQVNDTYFLNFLGLGLVAEASIGIDTEEKARLGKMGYYLSTIRSSMEAEPFSYELELAEGQKMTGEAVLILAANGESLGGIETNLSEGAYNDGKLDLVIVDEVNLTTIRDVILQKIGLATEPSFTHVLTSGFTLKTDSPKVIDTDGEKAMHSPIEVKVLPEYLKMYSGRIDTLV; encoded by the coding sequence ATGAGATTACTATTGATCAGTAACCCGACGGCAGGATCGAATCGCGCCGGTCTTTTACAGGATGTGATTGATCCATTAGCAGCGATGTTTGACGAAATCGTCATTCGGCAAACCGCTCAAGCACTCGATGCGTTACACTTCGCAGAGGAAGCGGCAGGTTTTGACGCGCTTGTCGTCATCGGTGGGGACGGTACCGTGTTTGAGGTGATCAATGGAATAGCAAAACTGGAGACGCGTCCGATTCTCGGCATTATCCCGGGCGGTACGTGCAATGATTTTGCTCGTACGTTAGGATTGCCGATGGTTCCAAGGCTAGCCGCTGAGATGATTGCGACCCAGCAAATCGTCGAAGTCGATCTTGGGCAAGTCAATGATACGTATTTCTTGAATTTCCTCGGCTTAGGTCTTGTCGCGGAAGCGTCAATCGGGATTGATACGGAAGAAAAAGCGCGTTTAGGTAAAATGGGATATTATCTCTCGACAATCCGGTCAAGTATGGAAGCAGAGCCATTTTCGTACGAACTGGAGTTAGCGGAAGGTCAAAAGATGACCGGGGAAGCCGTCTTGATTTTAGCAGCAAACGGCGAATCACTCGGCGGTATCGAAACCAATTTATCGGAAGGGGCTTATAACGACGGCAAGCTTGATCTTGTAATCGTTGACGAAGTGAATTTGACGACGATCCGTGATGTCATCTTACAAAAAATCGGCTTAGCGACGGAACCGTCGTTTACGCATGTTTTGACAAGCGGCTTCACTCTGAAAACCGATTCTCCGAAAGTCATTGATACGGATGGAGAAAAGGCGATGCATTCGCCGATTGAGGTCAAAGTATTACCGGAATATTTAAAGATGTACAGTGGTCGAATCGATACATTAGTTTGA
- a CDS encoding sodium-dependent transporter, whose translation MKGNAWASKIGFILAAAGSAIGLGAIWKFPYTTGTNGGGAFLLLFLAFTLLLGLPVLIAEFLIGRTSGKTALQAFSELGHKKYTFIGWLGVIACFLLLSFYSVIGGWVLIYIVLGFSGNLTAMSGADLGELFATVSSSPGYAITGQLIFLLITCVIVLRGVQAGIEKMSKIMMPLLFLCFIILVIRSLTLEGAGAGVRFFIEPDFAALNRTSVLSALGQAFFSLSLGVSAMLTYASYMKERGQINRSAIWIVSLNVIVSLLAGFAIFPAVFASGLDPAEGPSLLFIVLPTVFSQIQFGSLFLVLFFLLFAFASITSSIAMLEVVVSAITDRKETATFRDKKRNTIIATVLIGVIGIPSALSFGLASDITWMDKTIFDWMDFTVSNILMPIGALLISFFAGFKLDRTLVEQELVTSPMMKKILPFWRFSICYLSPVAILIILVWPLFGS comes from the coding sequence ATGAAAGGAAATGCATGGGCTTCGAAGATTGGATTTATTTTAGCAGCAGCTGGATCAGCGATTGGACTAGGTGCCATTTGGAAGTTTCCCTATACGACGGGAACAAACGGGGGTGGGGCATTTTTATTATTATTTTTAGCCTTTACGCTCTTGCTTGGATTACCGGTCTTGATTGCAGAGTTCTTAATCGGTCGGACGAGTGGAAAAACAGCATTACAGGCTTTTTCAGAGCTTGGTCATAAAAAATATACGTTTATTGGTTGGCTCGGTGTCATCGCTTGTTTTCTGTTGCTCTCATTTTACAGTGTCATCGGTGGATGGGTACTGATCTATATTGTTCTAGGGTTTTCCGGTAATTTAACCGCGATGAGCGGAGCAGATTTAGGTGAATTATTTGCCACGGTTTCTAGTTCTCCAGGCTATGCCATTACGGGTCAGTTGATCTTCTTGCTCATTACGTGTGTGATCGTCTTACGCGGAGTACAAGCCGGGATTGAAAAAATGAGTAAAATCATGATGCCGTTACTATTTCTGTGTTTCATCATTCTAGTCATCCGTTCGTTGACGCTTGAAGGAGCAGGGGCAGGCGTCCGCTTCTTTATCGAACCGGACTTTGCGGCCTTAAACCGGACATCAGTCCTCAGTGCTTTAGGACAAGCGTTCTTCTCGCTTTCATTGGGGGTATCGGCTATGTTGACCTATGCTTCTTACATGAAAGAAAGAGGACAAATTAATCGATCCGCTATCTGGATCGTTTCGTTAAATGTGATTGTCTCATTGCTTGCTGGATTCGCCATTTTCCCGGCTGTTTTCGCATCGGGTCTCGATCCTGCGGAAGGACCGTCCTTGTTGTTCATCGTCTTACCGACGGTGTTTAGTCAAATTCAGTTTGGTTCACTGTTCTTGGTCCTGTTTTTCCTCTTGTTTGCTTTTGCATCAATCACTTCTTCGATTGCCATGCTTGAAGTAGTTGTCTCCGCTATTACCGACCGCAAAGAAACAGCGACGTTTCGAGATAAGAAACGCAATACGATTATTGCTACAGTGTTAATTGGTGTGATTGGTATTCCGTCTGCTCTTTCGTTTGGTTTAGCATCTGACATCACGTGGATGGATAAAACGATTTTCGATTGGATGGACTTTACCGTTTCAAATATCCTCATGCCGATTGGTGCATTGTTGATTTCATTTTTTGCCGGATTTAAATTGGACCGTACCTTGGTTGAACAAGAACTTGTGACGAGTCCGATGATGAAAAAAATACTTCCATTCTGGCGTTTTAGTATTTGTTATCTGAGTCCAGTCGCGATTTTGATTATCTTGGTTTGGCCGCTGTTCGGTTCTTAA
- a CDS encoding 5-bromo-4-chloroindolyl phosphate hydrolysis family protein — MKSSTWWVLGSIGLMFVFLQVADALNFSGIFIALGLWFIWSGYRAKPGKRYRTERKSTELKRKNVKKKLLLDDEDEFVGSVILKPEQATRRFDETDDLELQVLQRTVEEGFVKLQSFDQIIPTIRDSEIRSEMRIVSREAHVLFEELFTAPREVKKVRDFFTFYLDSLLSISEKFADLERRGAQVQMETREQLQSNLKLIAEKLKQQQSLLLEGDTVDLERELLTIEKVLAQESEQRKQEESYKHDPF; from the coding sequence ATGAAGTCTTCTACATGGTGGGTCCTTGGTTCAATCGGTCTGATGTTTGTATTTCTTCAGGTGGCGGATGCCTTGAATTTTTCCGGCATCTTCATTGCATTAGGTCTTTGGTTCATCTGGAGCGGCTATCGTGCTAAACCGGGTAAACGGTATCGGACTGAACGGAAATCAACAGAATTAAAACGAAAAAACGTTAAAAAGAAACTGCTACTCGATGATGAAGACGAGTTTGTCGGGAGCGTCATCTTAAAGCCGGAACAAGCAACACGCAGATTTGATGAAACAGATGATTTAGAGCTTCAGGTCTTACAACGAACAGTCGAAGAAGGATTTGTCAAACTTCAATCCTTTGATCAAATCATTCCGACGATTCGTGATAGTGAAATCCGATCCGAAATGCGGATCGTTTCCCGTGAAGCCCACGTCTTGTTTGAAGAGCTATTTACGGCGCCACGTGAAGTCAAAAAAGTCCGTGATTTCTTTACATTCTATTTGGATTCCTTGCTCTCGATTTCGGAAAAATTTGCGGATCTCGAACGACGGGGGGCGCAAGTTCAAATGGAGACACGAGAACAATTACAATCCAACCTAAAACTCATCGCTGAAAAATTAAAACAACAGCAATCACTGTTGTTAGAAGGCGATACGGTAGACCTAGAACGTGAATTGCTGACGATTGAGAAGGTTTTGGCACAAGAGTCAGAACAACGAAAACAGGAGGAGAGTTATAAACATGACCCATTCTGA
- a CDS encoding toxic anion resistance protein gives MTHSDNNSWQQWPEEESTTQPTISDPSVDLNLAETSSIPVRPVEDMIPSDVPAEQRQKIERLLQVIDLKKSDAVMQYGAPVQRELSQFSDQVLSEVKMKDGGDAGKLLSDLMQRVRQMDPDTLQEKKSFWSNVPVIGRAKKKAETYFLQYEKMSAYLEEVVHNLDRSKFGLMKDITLLDQMYQKNKRYFEELNLYIAAGETKVAHVREHEIEPLRMEVERSQDQTRLQELNDMIQLADRFEKKIHDLKLSRTISLQMAPQIRVIQQNNQILAEKIESAVVNTIPLWKNQVVLSLSLSRQKTALQMQKDVTNTTNQLLEQNSRLLKDSSIEIAEENEKGIVSVESLKVAHQNLIETLDETLRIQQDGKQKRRDAEHELERMENELKQKVMEVASKNRELPNRPY, from the coding sequence ATGACCCATTCTGATAACAATAGCTGGCAACAATGGCCGGAAGAAGAATCAACGACACAACCGACGATTTCAGATCCGTCTGTTGATCTGAATCTTGCAGAAACTTCATCTATACCGGTCCGACCAGTCGAAGACATGATTCCGAGTGACGTTCCGGCCGAACAACGCCAAAAAATTGAACGGTTGCTTCAAGTCATCGATTTAAAAAAATCAGATGCCGTCATGCAGTACGGGGCACCGGTTCAACGCGAATTATCACAGTTTTCAGATCAAGTGTTGAGTGAAGTGAAAATGAAAGACGGCGGCGATGCTGGAAAACTCTTGTCGGATTTAATGCAGCGTGTGCGTCAGATGGACCCGGACACGTTACAAGAAAAGAAGAGTTTTTGGTCAAATGTTCCTGTCATTGGTCGAGCGAAGAAAAAAGCAGAAACGTACTTTTTACAGTATGAAAAAATGAGTGCTTACCTTGAAGAAGTCGTTCACAATTTGGATCGTTCAAAATTCGGTTTGATGAAGGATATTACGTTGCTTGACCAAATGTATCAAAAAAATAAGCGGTACTTCGAAGAACTGAATCTCTACATTGCGGCAGGAGAAACAAAAGTTGCACACGTCAGAGAACATGAAATCGAACCGTTGCGCATGGAAGTCGAACGCTCACAGGATCAGACCCGGTTACAGGAGTTGAATGACATGATTCAACTGGCTGATCGGTTCGAAAAGAAAATTCATGATTTAAAACTATCACGGACGATCAGTCTTCAAATGGCTCCACAAATCCGTGTGATTCAACAAAACAATCAAATCTTAGCGGAAAAGATTGAATCAGCGGTCGTCAATACGATTCCGCTCTGGAAAAACCAAGTGGTTCTTTCGCTGAGTCTATCGCGGCAAAAAACAGCCTTACAGATGCAAAAGGATGTCACGAATACGACCAATCAATTATTGGAACAAAATTCACGGCTCCTAAAAGATTCATCCATCGAGATTGCAGAAGAAAATGAAAAAGGAATCGTATCGGTCGAATCCTTGAAAGTGGCGCATCAAAACCTGATCGAAACGTTGGATGAAACGTTACGGATTCAACAGGACGGAAAACAAAAACGTCGTGATGCGGAACATGAGCTCGAACGAATGGAAAATGAATTGAAACAAAAAGTCATGGAAGTAGCTTCAAAAAATCGTGAATTACCAAACCGCCCTTACTAA
- a CDS encoding deoxycytidylate deaminase, with translation MKKQHQWDTTWLLFARMMADRHSKCASKSVACVIVKDEKPISIGINGTPSQHVNCNEIYLKQDNILYKAAAEGRNQEQSDAVSIVHNGQVFFRCDNQEEHHEWSKMNEIHAEINALGKLAADSTSARHATAYVTHSPCHACSLALIASKIDRVVYSTGYEYGDGLKLMRQSGIEVLHRPLTEEYFLERIFDKDL, from the coding sequence ATGAAAAAACAACATCAATGGGATACAACATGGCTTTTGTTTGCAAGGATGATGGCGGATCGGCATTCGAAATGTGCTTCAAAGTCCGTTGCCTGTGTCATTGTCAAAGATGAAAAACCGATATCAATCGGAATTAACGGAACACCCAGTCAACATGTGAACTGCAATGAAATTTATTTAAAACAAGATAATATTCTGTATAAAGCCGCAGCAGAAGGACGTAACCAGGAGCAGTCTGACGCTGTATCTATCGTACATAACGGTCAAGTATTTTTCCGCTGTGACAATCAAGAAGAACACCACGAGTGGTCGAAGATGAACGAGATCCACGCTGAAATCAATGCGTTAGGAAAACTTGCAGCAGACTCGACCAGCGCCCGGCATGCGACAGCATACGTAACCCACAGTCCTTGTCATGCCTGCAGTTTAGCCTTGATTGCCTCGAAAATTGATCGTGTCGTCTATTCGACGGGTTACGAATATGGGGATGGATTGAAGCTGATGCGACAAAGTGGGATTGAAGTTCTTCATCGTCCATTAACAGAAGAATATTTTCTTGAAAGAATTTTCGATAAAGACTTGTAA
- a CDS encoding HD domain-containing protein: MIRLFKAIPELEMPVYSGEDYPLEGTETATGFLISNHVPGEQVEETLLVASAEIKISQTGREWLQFTFNSPSGTCKGKQWLNQGTAEEAMRPYLETGIVHVVAKVEEYPVDSGNKSLTVQRVKAVHNQSGTAFLPQMPTGESASGYRDQLIGLIGKMEAPLRQVAHRVLSSYWEDFSTRPAALYHHHAYIGGLLKHTTCMMTIGFGICQSERPDLTLLQCIQEAEADHKNDLFQASERDMRQFAWDDSFDALYQAARSIALLNDRPHQDELLLGILLHDIGKIFEYTHLGASNDRFSRLVQVEPADEKLSGITLDPNGVLVGHMPYGCFVLEQALQKEAVRLPVDQYHRLMHMILSHHGKKEWGSSVTPQTTDAWYLHAIDLLDARKEKWRQSQLT, from the coding sequence ATGATTCGATTATTTAAAGCCATTCCAGAGCTTGAGATGCCGGTTTATAGCGGAGAAGACTATCCACTTGAAGGAACCGAGACGGCGACAGGATTTCTGATTTCCAATCATGTTCCTGGAGAACAGGTGGAAGAAACCCTGCTCGTCGCATCGGCTGAAATTAAAATAAGCCAGACAGGTCGTGAATGGTTACAATTTACCTTCAACTCTCCGAGTGGTACATGTAAAGGGAAACAATGGTTGAATCAGGGAACAGCGGAAGAAGCAATGCGTCCATACCTTGAAACAGGTATCGTTCATGTCGTTGCCAAAGTGGAAGAATATCCTGTTGATTCAGGTAATAAATCATTGACCGTCCAGCGGGTGAAAGCCGTTCACAATCAATCGGGCACGGCATTTTTACCACAAATGCCTACTGGCGAGTCTGCAAGCGGCTACCGGGATCAATTGATTGGTCTGATTGGCAAGATGGAGGCACCGCTCCGGCAAGTGGCACATCGTGTGTTATCGTCATATTGGGAAGATTTCTCGACCCGTCCAGCGGCTTTGTATCATCATCATGCCTATATCGGCGGTCTGTTGAAGCATACGACCTGTATGATGACGATTGGTTTTGGAATCTGTCAATCGGAACGTCCGGACTTGACGCTTTTACAATGTATTCAAGAAGCCGAGGCGGATCATAAAAACGATTTGTTCCAAGCGAGTGAACGGGACATGCGTCAGTTTGCCTGGGATGACAGTTTTGATGCCTTGTATCAGGCAGCACGATCGATTGCATTATTAAACGACCGTCCACACCAGGATGAATTACTGTTGGGGATTTTGTTGCATGATATCGGAAAAATCTTTGAATATACCCATCTCGGAGCGAGCAACGACCGCTTTTCCCGCTTGGTCCAAGTGGAACCGGCCGATGAAAAGCTGTCCGGTATTACCTTAGATCCGAACGGTGTGTTAGTGGGACACATGCCTTATGGATGTTTTGTCCTGGAACAAGCGTTACAAAAAGAAGCAGTCCGCCTACCGGTTGATCAGTACCACCGGTTGATGCATATGATTTTATCCCATCATGGCAAAAAAGAGTGGGGATCAAGCGTCACCCCGCAGACGACAGACGCCTGGTATTTACATGCCATTGATTTACTGGATGCACGAAAAGAAAAATGGCGGCAGTCGCAGTTAACATAA
- a CDS encoding CobW family GTP-binding protein, with translation MSARIQTSLVTGFLGAGKTTLLNRIVANPIEKVALLVNEVGAVNIDEALIERSDEEVIELTNGCICCSIRGDLRDALLRIAKKRRDGEMAFDRLIVETTGIADPGPILQTFYFEPAVEQQYQISSVITVVDAYQLERQLTFEENVRQIGFADTLLLNKTDLISADEVTAAVKRISELNPTALILPTIESDTPIQQLFETFHFPKQEEERLAQQTDGLQKAAESFTALTITEQVPLHRQRFGAVLREILEAYAEDLYRYKGILYFSDTDRKIILQGTGMIYGTATRGEFEGLKQTTLVFIGKNLDEQAIRKGIKAAREHG, from the coding sequence ATGTCAGCACGTATTCAAACATCCCTTGTCACAGGTTTTTTAGGGGCAGGGAAAACAACATTATTGAACCGGATTGTTGCGAATCCGATTGAAAAAGTAGCATTACTCGTCAACGAAGTCGGCGCCGTAAACATCGATGAAGCGCTCATCGAACGAAGTGATGAAGAGGTCATCGAACTGACCAATGGTTGCATCTGCTGTTCGATTCGTGGTGATTTGCGGGATGCGTTACTCCGGATTGCTAAAAAAAGACGTGACGGTGAGATGGCCTTTGATCGTTTAATTGTTGAAACGACAGGGATTGCCGATCCGGGTCCTATCTTACAAACGTTTTACTTTGAACCGGCGGTCGAACAACAGTATCAAATATCGAGTGTCATTACGGTCGTCGATGCCTATCAACTGGAACGACAATTGACATTTGAAGAAAATGTCCGTCAAATCGGCTTTGCGGACACTTTATTGTTAAATAAAACCGATTTGATTTCGGCAGACGAGGTCACGGCGGCAGTCAAACGGATATCCGAACTGAATCCAACGGCGTTGATTCTACCGACCATCGAATCGGACACGCCGATTCAACAGTTATTCGAAACGTTTCATTTTCCAAAGCAGGAAGAAGAACGGTTGGCACAACAAACTGACGGTTTACAGAAAGCGGCGGAGTCCTTCACAGCGTTGACGATTACAGAACAAGTTCCGTTGCACCGTCAACGCTTTGGTGCCGTTTTGCGAGAAATTCTTGAAGCATATGCCGAAGATTTATACCGCTATAAAGGAATCCTTTATTTTTCGGATACGGATCGAAAAATCATTTTACAAGGAACTGGTATGATTTACGGAACGGCAACACGTGGTGAATTTGAAGGACTAAAACAAACAACGCTGGTTTTCATCGGAAAAAATTTAGATGAACAAGCGATTCGAAAAGGTATAAAGGCGGCGAGAGAACATGGTTGA
- a CDS encoding ribonuclease HI family protein — protein MVELYFDGAVRPSNDDAAVGIFCKNSEGQVIERTFRITAENNHEAEFQAFLKAVELAEELLAQGESVFSFRTDSEAVSLAVEREFAKNKRIQIYFDPAFERFSLLPLAFVKWIPRSENKADRVAKDALNEY, from the coding sequence ATGGTTGAACTATATTTTGACGGAGCAGTCCGTCCCTCGAATGATGATGCGGCAGTCGGGATTTTTTGCAAAAATTCAGAAGGTCAGGTCATCGAACGGACGTTTAGAATTACGGCTGAGAATAATCACGAAGCTGAATTTCAGGCATTTTTAAAAGCTGTCGAATTAGCGGAAGAATTATTGGCACAAGGGGAAAGTGTATTTTCTTTCCGTACGGATTCAGAAGCCGTTTCGTTGGCAGTTGAACGCGAGTTTGCCAAAAACAAGCGGATTCAAATCTATTTTGATCCGGCATTTGAGCGGTTTTCCCTTCTACCGCTTGCGTTCGTCAAGTGGATTCCACGGTCAGAAAATAAAGCCGACCGTGTAGCAAAAGATGCGTTAAATGAATATTGA